The following are from one region of the Paenibacillus protaetiae genome:
- a CDS encoding YbaB/EbfC family nucleoid-associated protein: MNNMNQMMKQVKKMQEQMLKAQEELGEKTVEGTAGGGVVLVTMNGHKKLINIEIKPEAVDPEDVEMLQDLVLTAVNDALTKADELANKDMSKYTGGMKIPGLF; the protein is encoded by the coding sequence ATGAACAATATGAACCAAATGATGAAGCAAGTGAAAAAAATGCAGGAGCAAATGCTGAAAGCACAAGAAGAGCTTGGTGAAAAAACAGTTGAAGGAACTGCAGGCGGCGGTGTAGTGCTGGTTACGATGAACGGTCATAAGAAGCTGATCAACATCGAAATCAAACCGGAAGCGGTCGATCCGGAAGATGTAGAAATGCTGCAGGATCTTGTCCTGACGGCAGTGAACGACGCTTTGACTAAAGCCGATGAGCTGGCAAACAAAGATATGAGCAAATACACGGGCGGCATGAAAATCCCGGGCTTGTTCTAA
- the dnaX gene encoding DNA polymerase III subunit gamma/tau — MTHIALYRAWRPQTFQDMVGQQHIIQTLQNAIREQRIAHAYLFNGPRGTGKTTAAKIMAKAVNCVHGPAVEPCNECDACRGITAGHLMDVIEIDAASNRGIDEIRDIREKVRYAPSEVRYKVYIIDEVHMLTSEAFNALLKTLEEPPGHVIFILATTEPHKLPATIISRCQRFDFRQVSLPEQTSRLLEICEDEHIDADEDAIQYIARLSEGGMRDAISLLEQVSAFGGSRITLEGAVEVTGGLAADQFYELAEAVKDRNVGQALPLVEKLMQAGKSADKCMENLIYYFRDLLVLKLAPSSGAMTERVVDEGRFRAMADAFSADRLFRLIDTLNRYQTEMKHALQPQTLFEVALMKLCADSGEAVEASRVEAAAASAAAGVPSGEVQRLRQQVDALERKLEQLAQSGTAVQGGQAAPAPSGGASARGGAQRSAISSRGGAFGSGGGMMRAAVKLEPFLAAANSQDTSRIRAKWGEVLHRVKEAKITVHAWLVDGEPVSSADGTVLVAFKNTMHRETTEKPANREIIERVMQEVLGAPYKLATTLMKEWHAAPSGAAKDQSGSGEPFQLQPEDPGGASEASRPPWVEEAVKLFGEDLVVIKDEH, encoded by the coding sequence GTGACACATATCGCATTATATCGTGCCTGGCGTCCGCAGACGTTTCAGGATATGGTCGGCCAGCAGCATATTATTCAGACGTTGCAGAACGCAATTCGGGAGCAGCGCATTGCGCACGCTTATTTGTTCAACGGTCCGAGAGGAACGGGCAAGACGACTGCAGCCAAAATTATGGCCAAAGCTGTCAACTGCGTGCACGGCCCTGCTGTAGAGCCGTGTAATGAATGCGATGCCTGCCGCGGAATTACAGCCGGCCATCTGATGGACGTTATCGAAATAGATGCCGCTTCTAACCGGGGGATTGACGAAATCCGCGATATTCGGGAGAAGGTCAGGTATGCTCCTTCCGAAGTTCGGTATAAAGTATATATAATAGATGAAGTTCATATGCTCACGTCGGAAGCGTTTAACGCGCTGCTGAAGACGCTGGAGGAGCCGCCGGGCCATGTCATTTTTATATTGGCTACGACGGAGCCCCACAAACTTCCGGCAACTATTATTTCCCGCTGCCAGCGCTTTGACTTCCGGCAGGTTTCGCTGCCTGAGCAAACATCCCGCCTGCTTGAAATATGCGAGGATGAGCATATTGATGCCGATGAGGATGCCATTCAGTATATCGCCCGTTTGTCCGAAGGGGGCATGCGTGATGCGATCAGCCTGCTGGAGCAGGTTTCTGCTTTTGGCGGCAGCCGTATTACGCTGGAGGGTGCTGTCGAAGTAACCGGCGGCCTTGCGGCGGACCAGTTTTATGAATTGGCGGAAGCGGTCAAAGACCGGAATGTCGGCCAGGCGCTCCCGCTTGTGGAGAAACTGATGCAAGCCGGCAAAAGTGCCGACAAATGTATGGAAAACTTAATTTATTATTTTCGCGATTTGCTTGTGCTCAAGCTTGCCCCGTCCAGCGGCGCAATGACTGAGCGCGTAGTGGATGAAGGGCGCTTCCGCGCCATGGCCGATGCGTTTAGCGCCGACAGGCTGTTCCGCTTAATCGATACGCTTAACCGTTACCAGACGGAGATGAAGCATGCCCTTCAGCCGCAGACGCTGTTTGAAGTAGCGCTAATGAAGTTATGCGCCGATAGCGGAGAAGCGGTTGAGGCATCACGGGTGGAAGCGGCAGCGGCTTCCGCGGCGGCGGGAGTGCCTTCCGGCGAAGTGCAGCGGCTGCGGCAGCAGGTGGATGCGCTGGAGCGGAAGCTGGAGCAGCTCGCCCAAAGCGGAACTGCCGTGCAAGGCGGCCAGGCAGCTCCTGCCCCATCAGGAGGCGCATCGGCCCGCGGCGGGGCGCAGCGGAGCGCCATTTCCAGCAGGGGCGGCGCTTTTGGTTCCGGCGGAGGCATGATGCGCGCCGCTGTGAAGCTGGAGCCGTTTCTGGCCGCTGCGAACAGCCAGGACACGTCGAGGATACGAGCCAAGTGGGGCGAAGTGCTCCACCGCGTCAAAGAAGCGAAAATCACCGTCCATGCTTGGCTCGTTGACGGAGAGCCCGTCTCATCTGCCGATGGAACGGTGCTCGTCGCGTTCAAAAACACGATGCACCGGGAAACGACCGAAAAGCCTGCTAACCGCGAAATTATCGAGCGGGTAATGCAAGAGGTGCTTGGTGCGCCGTATAAGCTGGCCACAACGTTAATGAAGGAGTGGCACGCGGCGCCGTCTGGCGCTGCTAAAGACCAGTCCGGCAGCGGCGAGCCGTTCCAGCTGCAGCCGGAGGATCCGGGAGGCGCATCCGAAGCTTCACGCCCTCCTTGGGTGGAAGAAGCGGTAAAGCTTTTTGGCGAAGATCTGGTTGTCATTAAAGATGAACACTAA
- the rpmE gene encoding 50S ribosomal protein L31 — protein sequence MKEAIHPTYHISTITCACGNTFETGSIKKDLRVEICSACHPFFTGKQKFVDVGGRVDRFKKKYGI from the coding sequence ATGAAAGAAGCTATTCATCCGACATACCACATTTCCACGATTACTTGCGCTTGCGGCAACACTTTCGAAACAGGTTCGATCAAAAAAGACCTGCGTGTCGAAATTTGCTCCGCTTGCCATCCGTTCTTTACGGGTAAGCAAAAATTTGTGGACGTTGGCGGCCGTGTCGATCGTTTCAAAAAGAAATACGGCATCTAA